Proteins co-encoded in one Medicago truncatula cultivar Jemalong A17 chromosome 8, MtrunA17r5.0-ANR, whole genome shotgun sequence genomic window:
- the LOC25500897 gene encoding AT-hook motif nuclear-localized protein 9 — MDRGDQMAALSGSASYFMQRGLPGSGNQHELHNSPGIRPLNTNSSFQSSIGGGGTIGSTLPMDSSGIGSQCINVGASSGGAASTGEPAKRKRGRPRKYGADGSVSLALTPTTPASHPGTVPQVQKRGRGRPPGSGKKQQLASFGGLISSSAGNGFTPHVISIAIGEDIATKILAFSQQGPRTIFVMSANGAVSTVTLCQASTSGGSVTYEGRFEILSLTGSYLVADNDGSRNRTGSLSVSLASPDGRVIGGGVGGLLIAASPVQVIIGSFMWGGPKTKNKKNEDSEDQEVGVEENHHHGVHNPAAMNSMSPNQNLTPTSLNSWPASRPLDMRNSHIDIDLMRG; from the exons ATGGATCGAGGGGACCAAATGGCGGCATTATCCGGTTCTGCATCATACTTTATGCAGAGAGGATTACCTGGTTCTGGAAACCAACATGAGTTGCATAATTCGCCTGGTATTCGTCCACTGAATACCAATTCATCGTTTCAATCAAGCATTGGTGGTGGTGGTACTATTGGATCCACGTTGCCGATGGATTCTTCTGGAATTGGATCTCAATGTATCAATGTAGGTGCTTCTTCTGGGGGTGCTGCTTCAACCGGTGAACCTGCCAAAAGGAAGCGTGGAAGGCCTAGAAAATACGGGGCTGATGGAAGTGTGTCCTTAGCATTGACTCCAACAACACCAGCAAGCCATCCTGGAACCGTACCGCAAGTCCAGAAACGCGGTCGAGGGCGCCCTCCAGGGTCCGGGAAAAAACAACAGTTGGCTTCTTTCG GTGGTTTGATCTCCAGTTCAGCTGGAAATGGTTTCACTCCTCATGTCATCTCAATTGCAATTGGAGAA GACATTGCAACAAAAATTCTGGCATTTTCTCAGCAGGGACCTAGAACTATATTTGTTATGTCGGCCAATGGTGCTGTCTCTACTGTGACACTTTGTCAGGCTTCGACATCTGGGGGTTCTGTCACATATGAG GGGCGTTTTGAGATACTAAGCCTGACAGGCTCTTACTTGGTTGCTGATAATGATGGCTCGCGTAATCGAACGGGTTCATTAAGTGTTTCTCTTGCCAGTCCTGACGGTCGTGTCATTGGTGGAGGCGTCGGTGGATTGCTCATTGCTGCAAGTCCTGTTCAG GTGATAATTGGGAGCTTTATGTGGGGTGGAccaaaaaccaagaacaagaagaatgaagattcagaAGATCAAGAAGTTGGTGTAGAGGAAAATCATCATCATGGAGTTCATAATCCAGCTGCAATGAATAGCATGTCACCAAATCAAAATCTGACTCCAACATCTCTCAATTCTTGGCCTGCATCGCGTCCATTGGATATGCGTAATTCTCATATCGACATTGATTTAATGCGTGGgtga
- the LOC25500898 gene encoding putative ripening-related protein 1 — MKGVKISSNFIQTMVILLILVSTLCSSIEASTRKPNGRRFKPEHRHKAILTLNSFEKGGDGGAPSECDNKFHSDKTLVVALSSALFNHKKRCLKEITIFGNGKRVNAKVVDECDSSKGCKNNIVDGSAAVWKALGVPEKRRGEMSIFWSDA; from the coding sequence atgaagggtgtcaaaattagttcaaATTTCATTCAAACCATGGTCATTCTTCTAATCCTTGTATCAACTTTGTGCTCAAGCATTGAAGCTTCAACCAGAAAACCAAATGGAAGAAGGTTTAAACCAGAACATCGTCATAAAGCAATCTTAACATTGAACAGCTTTGAAAAAGGTGGAGATGGAGGAGCACCATCAGAATGTGACAACAAGTTTCACTCTGACAAGACACTTGTTGTAGCATTATCAAGTGCTTTGTTCAACCATAAAAAGAGGTGTTTGAAAGAGATTACTATATTTGGTAATGGTAAAAGGGTTAATGCCAAGGTTGTTGATGAGTGTGATTCAAGTAAAGGGTGTAAGAACAATATTGTTGATGGTTCTGCTGCTGTTTGGAAGGCTTTGGGTGTGCCTGAAAAAAGAAGGGGTGAAATGAGCATTTTCTGGTCAGATGCTTGA